The proteins below are encoded in one region of Sphingobacterium sp. R2:
- a CDS encoding helix-turn-helix domain-containing protein: MYADRLFISRKHLTRMVKDVTGFGPKAILEEIAISEAVILMNVSSMSVKDAMQELNFSDYGTFSNFFKLHLGQSPMTYRNQSL; this comes from the coding sequence ATTTATGCAGATAGGTTATTTATCTCTAGAAAGCATCTGACTCGTATGGTCAAAGATGTCACAGGCTTCGGTCCCAAAGCCATATTAGAAGAAATTGCTATTTCTGAAGCTGTTATTTTGATGAATGTATCAAGTATGTCCGTAAAAGATGCGATGCAGGAACTAAATTTTTCAGATTATGGTACTTTTAGTAACTTCTTTAAGTTACATTTAGGTCAGTCGCCTATGACCTATCGCAATCAAAGTCTTTAA
- a CDS encoding DUF4932 domain-containing protein, producing MFEKISKYVLIILFSLSFMLTYGQRSEIMDKPKVDERIEILSIVFRLAGNQEYSSAIFKRYVDRINEHYSPFKEHELITFVNKIKNENGIGYDAVMSMAIHLDDKFNLKQKNIDETLDKRWSRANAIQFATLLKKFYKDSNSKGFFQDNQALYNEVQRRFLPIYEHIELDWYPKFYGKKPSEKFLIVNGLGNGGGNYGVAIKNPQGLKEVYAIMGTWSMDSLGMAEFPLQSYFPTLLHEFNHSFVNYLLEKDTTIFRDSGEKLYSIVKEKMNRQAYGSWQTMLNEALVRAAVIKYQKDHNFSSEEISKETNGQLDRGFLWIEKLVDELEHFDRQRDLYPTLESYMPVLAKAYQSYAADISSLDAAFEERRPKIISFEGIQDGQTNVSITLKELKINFDRPLLGQGRSFRGISKESFPMIKGHRYSSDKKSVLIDWELEPNKTYEIIITGNAFRTADGIPMKDHYLKFNTK from the coding sequence ATGTTCGAAAAAATTTCTAAATATGTATTGATTATCCTGTTCAGTTTATCATTTATGCTTACCTATGGGCAGCGTAGCGAAATTATGGATAAGCCAAAAGTTGATGAGCGTATCGAGATTCTGAGTATTGTATTTAGACTTGCTGGTAATCAAGAGTATAGTTCAGCTATTTTTAAGCGTTATGTTGATCGAATCAATGAACACTATAGTCCTTTTAAAGAACACGAATTGATCACTTTTGTCAATAAGATTAAAAATGAAAATGGTATAGGCTACGATGCAGTGATGAGTATGGCCATACATCTTGATGATAAGTTCAATCTTAAGCAAAAAAATATCGACGAAACACTCGACAAAAGGTGGAGTAGAGCTAATGCTATTCAATTCGCAACACTGTTAAAGAAGTTTTACAAAGACAGTAATAGCAAAGGATTTTTTCAGGATAACCAGGCACTGTACAATGAGGTACAAAGGCGCTTTCTTCCAATTTATGAACATATTGAATTGGACTGGTACCCTAAATTCTATGGTAAGAAACCATCCGAAAAGTTTTTGATTGTGAATGGTTTGGGGAATGGCGGCGGTAACTATGGGGTAGCCATTAAAAATCCACAGGGTCTTAAGGAAGTCTACGCTATTATGGGGACATGGAGTATGGATAGTCTTGGCATGGCTGAATTTCCTTTACAGAGCTATTTCCCTACATTACTTCACGAGTTTAACCACTCCTTTGTTAATTATTTATTGGAAAAAGACACGACAATTTTTAGAGACAGCGGCGAAAAATTATATAGCATCGTAAAGGAGAAAATGAACCGGCAGGCATACGGTAGCTGGCAAACGATGTTGAACGAGGCTTTGGTTCGAGCTGCGGTTATCAAATATCAAAAAGATCATAATTTCAGCTCCGAAGAGATTTCAAAGGAAACCAATGGACAGCTAGATAGGGGATTTCTTTGGATTGAGAAACTTGTTGATGAACTTGAACACTTTGATCGTCAGCGAGACTTATATCCTACTTTAGAGAGCTATATGCCTGTACTTGCCAAAGCTTATCAATCTTACGCTGCAGATATTTCTTCTTTAGATGCAGCTTTTGAAGAAAGAAGACCAAAAATCATTTCTTTTGAGGGAATTCAGGATGGACAAACCAATGTCAGCATCACCTTAAAGGAGCTGAAGATAAATTTCGACAGGCCCTTATTGGGACAGGGACGGTCGTTTAGGGGAATCTCCAAAGAAAGTTTTCCGATGATAAAAGGACATCGCTATTCTTCAGATAAGAAATCCGTACTTATAGACTGGGAATTGGAACCAAACAAAACCTATGAGATCATCATTACAGGGAATGCATTCCGGACTGCAGATGGAATACCGATGAAAGACCATTACCTAAAATTCAATACAAAGTAA
- a CDS encoding AAA family ATPase, translated as MIYISQIRNKKTLEDRDHYPYNIPSLSTLDELKFRNPVTFIVGENGIGKSTLVEAIAINVGFNPEGGSRNFNFSTMDSHSALFEAIHVIRTAYRNRDGYFLRAESFYNVATAVDQYEVQKSYGGSLHERSHGESFLSLLHHRLNGNGLYIFDEPESALSIISQLNMLSRIRELVELRSQFIIATHSPILMAYPEADIYQVSENGIRLIPYQDTEQYKLMKYFMNNHERMLSELGFDF; from the coding sequence ATGATTTATATTAGCCAAATCCGAAATAAAAAAACGCTGGAAGACCGCGATCATTATCCGTATAATATTCCGTCATTGTCAACACTGGATGAACTAAAATTTCGGAATCCGGTGACTTTTATCGTTGGAGAAAATGGTATCGGGAAATCCACCCTTGTAGAGGCAATAGCTATAAATGTCGGTTTCAATCCTGAAGGTGGAAGCCGCAATTTTAATTTTAGTACCATGGATTCCCATTCCGCTTTATTTGAAGCTATCCACGTGATACGAACCGCATATCGCAACAGAGATGGCTATTTTCTCAGGGCTGAAAGTTTTTATAATGTTGCCACAGCAGTAGATCAATATGAAGTTCAGAAATCTTATGGAGGATCACTACACGAACGCTCTCATGGTGAAAGCTTCCTCTCGTTATTACATCATCGTCTAAACGGAAACGGACTCTATATTTTTGATGAGCCAGAATCGGCACTCTCTATCATAAGCCAGCTAAATATGCTAAGCCGAATAAGAGAGCTTGTAGAACTTCGATCGCAATTTATTATTGCGACACACTCCCCCATCCTAATGGCCTATCCCGAAGCAGACATCTATCAGGTATCTGAAAATGGAATAAGGTTGATTCCATATCAAGATACTGAACAGTATAAACTGATGAAGTATTTTATGAATAATCACGAACGAATGCTATCCGAATTAGGATTCGATTTTTAA
- a CDS encoding IS256 family transposase has protein sequence MEKEEFDFERFKEEAMRGLYEGKKMGGTDGVFAPMLKHLLESMLEGELDHHLQESKASGEVNRKNGKTRKTVRSLQSVQFELESGRDRNGTFEPKIVPKRQLIITEELEGNVISMYARGMSTRDISGYVKEMYSMDISATEISNITDKVIPALNEWRNRPLESVYPFVFLDCMHYKVKDNGSVQTRAVYNILGVNRDGRKDLIGIYLSENEGAKFWLSVLTDLKQRGVEDILVACVDGLKGFPDAIEAVYPKTQVQLCIVHQIRSSLRYVPEKDKKAVVADLKPIYQANNQEQGYEKLLEFDEKWGKKYPLSVKGWLDNWGNLSTYFEYSPDIRRAIYTTNAIEAMHRQIRKVTKTKGAFTSDQALLKLVYLTVKEISKKWTMPIRNWGLTMQQLHIKFGDRIKAFGNSF, from the coding sequence ATGGAAAAAGAGGAATTTGATTTTGAACGCTTCAAAGAGGAAGCAATGAGAGGCCTTTATGAAGGCAAGAAAATGGGCGGTACTGACGGAGTTTTCGCTCCGATGCTGAAACATCTTCTGGAAAGTATGCTTGAAGGTGAACTGGATCATCATCTACAGGAAAGTAAAGCTTCAGGAGAGGTTAACCGTAAAAATGGGAAGACAAGAAAGACTGTACGGAGCCTTCAGTCCGTACAATTTGAATTGGAGAGCGGTCGTGACCGAAACGGTACTTTCGAGCCTAAGATAGTCCCTAAACGTCAATTGATCATTACAGAAGAACTGGAAGGCAATGTTATCTCCATGTATGCCAGAGGAATGAGTACACGGGATATTTCGGGCTATGTGAAGGAAATGTATTCCATGGATATATCTGCTACGGAGATCTCCAATATTACAGACAAGGTGATTCCTGCACTGAATGAATGGCGTAACCGTCCGCTTGAATCGGTATATCCTTTTGTATTTCTAGACTGTATGCACTATAAAGTTAAAGACAATGGCAGCGTGCAGACCCGTGCAGTGTACAATATACTTGGAGTGAATCGAGATGGTCGAAAAGACCTTATCGGCATCTATCTTTCAGAAAATGAAGGCGCTAAGTTCTGGCTATCGGTACTGACAGATCTGAAACAGCGTGGTGTAGAAGATATCCTGGTCGCCTGCGTCGATGGTTTAAAGGGTTTTCCCGATGCCATCGAAGCGGTATACCCGAAAACCCAGGTTCAACTTTGCATTGTTCATCAGATACGTTCAAGTCTGAGGTATGTTCCGGAGAAAGATAAAAAAGCTGTTGTTGCAGATTTAAAACCTATCTATCAAGCAAATAACCAAGAACAAGGCTATGAAAAGCTCCTGGAATTTGACGAAAAATGGGGTAAGAAATATCCGTTATCTGTAAAGGGATGGTTGGATAATTGGGGAAATCTCTCTACTTATTTCGAGTACTCACCCGATATTCGCAGAGCTATTTATACCACAAATGCTATTGAGGCTATGCACCGTCAGATCCGAAAAGTGACCAAAACCAAAGGAGCATTTACGTCTGATCAGGCACTCTTAAAGTTGGTTTATCTCACAGTTAAGGAGATATCAAAAAAATGGACCATGCCTATTCGGAATTGGGGATTGACAATGCAACAATTACATATTAAATTTGGGGATAGAATTAAAGCCTTCGGCAACTCCTTTTAG
- a CDS encoding TlpA family protein disulfide reductase — MILVSSFIILFYSFGIYPKLIVRKEIVETSLSLNSITLYPFVSVQKDSVNIHLERPVLIDFMFTSCGPCLKKLTYLQAIKNLDLSIYVIVDGKIDSYTAFQDYYTIHNQALQGINFLYDPDGRFTEQFNIDSYPTEILIRNRELIARDKGIPDGALKEYAELRKQLMID, encoded by the coding sequence ATGATATTGGTCAGCTCCTTTATCATTTTATTCTATTCTTTTGGAATTTACCCCAAATTGATCGTCCGAAAAGAAATTGTTGAAACTTCATTAAGCTTGAATAGTATTACGTTATACCCGTTTGTTTCCGTCCAAAAAGATTCTGTAAACATTCATCTTGAGCGCCCTGTGCTAATAGACTTTATGTTTACTTCCTGTGGCCCATGTCTCAAAAAATTAACATATTTACAGGCAATCAAAAACCTTGATCTGTCTATTTATGTTATCGTTGACGGGAAAATAGATTCATACACAGCCTTCCAGGACTATTATACAATCCATAACCAAGCTTTGCAAGGAATTAATTTTCTATACGATCCAGATGGAAGATTCACCGAACAATTCAATATCGATAGCTATCCTACGGAAATACTTATACGAAATAGAGAATTGATTGCAAGGGATAAAGGTATACCCGATGGAGCTCTCAAAGAGTATGCTGAGCTAAGGAAACAATTAATGATAGATTGA
- a CDS encoding DinB family protein, with protein MQDSIMVKDALWSQFGASLDMLENAIHMCTDEHWDTALDFWYLSFHCLFWTDYYLSVEPNKFEPPKPFTFSEFDPTCKKPDRTYTRSEIFAYLEYCRQKARTHIEELTPSRMNARWINEFKNFSFLEILLYNMRHIQHHVAQLNLYLRQTIDRAPKWISQVKE; from the coding sequence ATGCAAGATTCAATTATGGTAAAAGACGCACTTTGGAGCCAGTTTGGCGCTAGTTTAGACATGCTTGAAAATGCGATCCATATGTGTACCGATGAGCATTGGGATACAGCATTAGATTTTTGGTATCTGTCTTTCCACTGTCTCTTTTGGACAGATTATTATTTATCTGTAGAACCCAATAAATTTGAGCCACCAAAACCGTTTACATTTTCAGAATTTGATCCGACATGTAAAAAACCGGATCGGACATATACCAGATCAGAAATTTTTGCGTATTTGGAGTACTGCAGACAAAAAGCTAGAACGCATATAGAAGAACTCACTCCTAGCAGAATGAATGCACGTTGGATCAACGAATTTAAAAACTTTTCTTTCCTTGAGATTCTATTGTATAATATGCGGCATATTCAGCATCATGTTGCACAATTGAATTTATACCTTAGACAGACTATTGACCGTGCTCCGAAATGGATATCTCAGGTGAAAGAATAA